Genomic DNA from Trypanosoma brucei brucei TREU927 chromosome 9, whole genome shotgun sequence:
CCATGCGATATTCCGGTAAGGCACTTGAAACCCTTCAGTAGCAGGCGATATCCAAGGATTGTTAACAACATGGAATGAGAATCACAACAcacaagggggaaaggaatcGCAATTACTCTTTGAATATCAATACTTTTAGAGGGTCGAACTATCATCTGTCATCTGTCCCACGTGGCACTCTCACACACCACATCAAGGGTGATGGGAGAAATTTTTTGTGGGAGCATACGATGGCCGATGAGTTGGTGAGAGATCAATTATGTTTGCAACACTGCCGTTTTGGTTATTTTCTACTTGAGCACTTTTGATACAGTGGGCCATATCAGGGTTGTGCAATAAATGCGTAAAGTTAGTGGAGAAAAGTCTAACACCCTCTGCACCGCATCCTTACCAACAGAAGGAATGGCAGCAGCTCACTTAGATAAATCACTTCCCCCTGACAAGAATAGTTTAACAGAGGGCAGGTGAAAGGCACAGTGTTCAGCCTTTTACTGTTAAAAGCTGCAGTTAcctcccttcattttcttaccAAACATCCCAAGACACAGCTTAAAGCATGGATTCTTTGTGGAAGACTTGACAGTGAGGAGAGGGAACGTGGATGGCTTTTcagaaggaactgaatgTTATAGCTGTGATAGGAATCCGTATTTACTTCAGATAACTCGTCACGAAGAAAACAGGGTGTGAGGTGTTGGGAGGACATTTGGGGTCACGGTAATGCGGAAACGCGGCGACACCCACTCCATGTTGAATTTATATCCACACCGTTAATGTACTGGCAAATCGGATATCCGCAGCGCCTTCTTACCCATAGAGTGCAAAGTGAAGAATACAAACTGACATTGACACTCTTCATTACTTCCAACATGTATTACACACGCGTTACTCGGATGTAAGATATCGTGTGATTACAGGAGTTATTTCAAATATCAAGAGAGCTATGGAGAGTAATGGTTTCCTGATCTTTTTTCACCCATTCTGCCATTTCATATCATCTCTCCCATGAAATTTCGATGATATGGGGAAACAATGTGTGGTGGAGCGTATATGTAAAAAGAAGACCTGAGGGCACTTTCACCCTGGACACCTTGTCACACGAAATAGGAGCTATGGAAGACTTTCTCACTGAGGGTTGAGCCCCTTCCACACTATTTCATGGGATTCGTGCgaagggaaaacagaaaaattaTGTTTTAGCAGTAGTCATGAAGAGTTTAATTTTGTGTGAAGTAATAACCCTGAGAACACTGAAACACTTCCATGAGATGTGTAGAAGAATGTCAAAATGTCAAGAAAGCTCAAAATACTTCACtttttggttcttttttgatttttctaGAGGACAAGGGTGAAACATGCAAGGCACTATGTACTGGGTTGTATTTTTAGTGGCGGCACTACAGGGTATTCATTTAGTGTTGGGCCAGGAGGAGATATTGAATGAACAAGAGTTTGAAGCGTTGTGTCGAATGATAAATTGGGCAGAAAGGGGACTGAAGCACATAAATTTGGCACGACAGGTTACTGAAGAAGCTCTGAAAATAGGCGTAAGATATCTTGAAGTGGCCGGCGAGGAGGAGGTTACAGAGCTTACCGAACTGCAGGAGAAGGCGTGCATGAGCAACAAGAAGACAAGTCACGAAAAGAATTGTGGACTGTACAAAACATTTTGGGAAGAGTCACAGGAAGCATTGAAGAGGACTGCCAGATCGCAAGCGCCTCATCGAGGAAGGAACAGTTTGCAATATCATACAGCGGAAGGAATTAAAATCAAAGTAATGGAAGTGGCGGATACGTATCACGAggtcaaaaaagaaatcttgAAACTTAGAACGGATAacatggaggagcaactcaATCAAGCTCTTTATGGAGTAGGACATTTTACTGGAGAGGTAAAAGGAGGGGATTCGGACCGAAGCAGAGTGTGTGGACAAAACCTGGGCAACCGCGACGCCACTGGAGGTTGGTCACTAGCCGTGGAtttgttgtgcttgtgtgcgAGGCACATATCCTGGAGCAGCGTGAAGAGTGTATGCTGTGAGGAGTGCGGTACGGGAGAGAACAGCAACACATGGAACCCAGCATTAGACGGAGCACTACACTGGGAATTTCTAAAAGAGAATTGTCCAGGTGATAATACAAATCACCATACAGAGGGCGAACAGCTGAAAAGCGCCAAAAAGAATTTTATGGCAAAAGTGTCTAAAATAGCCACTATCCCATATAGAACTATGTACAAGCTTGGAGACAGTaaaaatatacaaacaaaGCAATGCGGGGCTAACATAGGCACTGGCCAGGGAATATGCGTGTACTACGGATCTGATAATGGAGCGAATCTGCACTGGATGCAAGCGTTGGAAAGGGTTGAAAATGATGTTGAAGTTCTTCTGCAAGACAGTAAATATAAGTCGACTAAGCTAAAGAGGATTAAAGAGCTAAGTCAAGAGATTCAGAACCTAATCGAAGGTGGCACGCCGCGGGGAAGACAGAAACGGAGTGTGGATACCGAGAACAGTGTCCCAGAAACCCCAGCTGACCCGAGCGATCCAACACAGTCAACCACACAtaccaatgaaaaaaagcgaaTTGTAAGAAAACCGATATCAACAGGTAACAATGCATCCAAAAGCTACGGTGGAGATGAGGTTGATTCTTACGATTCCAAATGCGATGGAGAAAACTCGGCATGCTCAGATTCACCAGCAAAGCCAACAgtaaaaagcagcaaaagtgcTATAAATTGTCCACTGGGAttaattttgcttttggtaTAAACGAAAAGTTCCAACACAAggtaaggaaaaagagatggaaTTGGTTGTGTTTGCGGCATCTCAATATTCCACACGGAGTGGGATGGTGTGCATTTCAAAACTTGTACAGGAGACATGTGATGCGTCAGAGCAATCGTGCTCAGCAGCACAGCCATCCAGGAAGCCTAaacgaaagagggaaatgttgGGAGGGTTTATGCTTCGTGATACTAGTAATGCGTGTTGTTGAGAACCTTTTCATATTAAAAGGAACACTAcaaaaactgaaagcattTACGAATGATGGGAAAGCTCATAGAGGCTATAAACGGCTAAAATGTACCGGCCGTACTGAGTGGGTggtgtgaaaataaaaaagtatatgTTGTAGAGAATGTCGATACCGGAAGGCTACAAGAATGGAAGGAATAATaaatacagaaaaagagacgCCATACTTTTCACTGAGCTATCTACAGGACATGGAAGGGATATTTCCAATGGGGAAGTTGGgaaggttaaaaaaaaaggcgaaaaCATATGAGTGATAATGTAAATATAGTCTGATGGAAGGAAGTGTTGCTTTGGAAAAAGACAGACAAATAACTAAAAGAGGATTGACTGGAGAAAATGATGCCAGGCgaaacacataaaaaaatggGTTCGGGAAGCATGGATATTTCGAACTTGGAACATAAAGACAAAAGAGCAGGAAAAGTTGTGGGAAATGGCAtgttatatatttgcatcgttatagcaaaaaaaactgtttgGTGTGTCGAATgagtgaaggaactgaggcaCTCAAGACCGCTGAataagaaaatggagaaggaaagcCACGGAAAGTAATGAGGGGATATCTTGAAAGCCGCGCACACAGACACGTACACTTGATAGCGGGGTGTGAAAAAGCAAGGAGTGGAACAAAAGCCTTCATCGCTATGATGGTTAAGAAATACGACACCACCACAATGCGCTGTATAATTCAAAGCAGACGTATTATTAAAGGGATCGGTATTAGTGGAAATACCTGTGGTATTAACCTTTGCGGTGCTTGAAGTGATGGCATGAAAAAGATTAGAGATACCCTCTTCTGTGTTGTGTCGGATacatggaaaaagaaagtgtgtgCTTGGCCTAAGGATGTAATGTGCTAAACCATAAGGCAGTAATAAAATACCTCAAAGCAATTCTATCGCCAAAAGGAATCGATGATGCTGTGGTTCAGACGAGAAATATCACACTACAGAATCCGACATTGCATGGGACGCAACTATGTGTCAACGCGGCGGTGATATAAGCtatcaaagcaaaaaatgatGCAATTATGGGGATTTATCATGCAGCAGCGTTGTCTACCATGGAAAATGCAGTAACcactgaaaaggaggaaacatgCTTCAAGGAGCAAAAAGTAGCAGTGATTGCTGTAACAACAAGATTGTggttgtaaataaaaaaaaagaaaaggaagcgaaaCTACGACCCAAGGATATTTAGAGTAGTATCGAAACTGCCTAAACATCACTAATGAATGCATATTTACCAAATgcgaatatatatgtatatgtgaaTATATACGTACATCAATATTCTACAAAAATAGTGCTTTGCAGCGTGTGAGACtttcaaaacattttttgtgGAACACTTAAGCATAATTGTTGTTAATGGAAAACTGATCTATGGataccttctttttgctaCATGTATTTTGAATTTGTTTGAGAGGAAAATGGTAACATCTCTGAGGTAAACTCTGGGACAATATAAAAGTGCTAAAGGAAATTTCTGGGTTTGACAGTAGCAATATCATGAACTAAAGAAGTGATTAAAAGATCTGTAACACGGGAGTATGTGCTTTTGCCATTGTACGATTTTCTTGATATATGCATTGAAGTGATTGATTGAATAGGGGTGCAAGTCTCATGAAACATGCTCTTCATTCAACCAAGGCTTTGTAAGAATATGCAGCAAAAGTCGAAAAATGACTGACTTGACAACCAAAATGGCGTCCCTATTCTATTAGTGAAAATTCGAATGAAACAGCACATAATGGAACTACATGAAAATTCAAAGGAAATGTGATATCAAATTCCTAACCCGCTGTATCAAATTTCTCACACACCTTTCATAAAAGTATTTTTACATACATGTTTGAATTGAAAACACTCGACAAAATAATTTATGTGATATGCATGTGAAATGTGTGATGAATTCTGCCCAATCGTGCTAATCTCTCTATTATTGTTAAACCTCACCTTACCATTTGTTTCAGTAAAGGCAAGAAAGCAATATTAAATGATGAAATACTGTTAAACGGTGAAGTTACAAAGGAATATCTTTTCCGCAACAGAGAGTAGCTATCTGAGAGGAGTTTAATGAACCGCGTACAATGATAGTGTCAGCACACTAAGTCTTGGAACAGCATAAACAGACTAGGATAaccaaaggggaagaagtgacACCTGGTGCTATGCAGTAACTAGCTtcagaggcaaaaaaaaggctGCTCAATCCTATGGAAGCAATGTAACCTCACAGCCGTAGCAGTAGCGTGaataagaaaggaaatgtgaacttagaaaaaacatattgaACTCAAAGTGAACAAACAGAAGCAGTCAACCGCATAGAGGTATCAAAGGCATAACGTAGTTTGTTGGAAGGGGCGCCGAGCAAAATCAAGTTTTAGGCAGGTGATCCGGTATGGATGTATCACACTGCACATGGATGCCACAAACCAAGAGACTTTGAATagatgaaaggaaagatgaGAGACTTCGCGTCTATCAGGCGTGCTTGAGTTAGGGGCTGTAGTGGAAAGCAAACACAAACTGCTTACCCGAAGAGGGACAGTAGCATGTACAATCCGAAATGGGTTTCAAACTATCTGGCACAATTCCATTTTGACTGGGTGTGAGAGAGAGTTCTTGGGACAGAGACAAACACGCGCGTTACTATAACCTTACAAATGACTCGAATACAGATATCAAATGCAATATTCTAAatgaacaataaaaacaaggcTCAAGAGGCAACAATGCATAAGATTCCGTTGAGTTACTTTACGTTAGCGTGAGggtaggaaagaaaatgaagagattTTGTGAAtctggaaaaggaaatgtgagAACGCAACCCTACAACAGCTTTTAAAATATCCCATGGACTAAAGCGTTGAATAGAATTGACGGGAAAATGAGCAACCTGACAGTGAGCACAAACAAGGGAAACTATGGCAAAGCTTACATAGTTAAGCTGTGGCATGTCAATTTAATTAAAACGTGCCAGAGTGAAGAGAGGATGCCATTCAGAGTTATAAGAAAGCAAAGCCATGAAAGTGTAATTGACACGATTACTTTGTTACAATCCGATACAAATACGagtaaaacacaaataataattatggGAGCAAGCCAGGAGTTACCTGTGAAGGTGAAATTACTGCTGATTATAATAGTGCGAGTGGCTCTTGACACAAATGCGAAAACCGTAAGCACAGTTCAGCGTCCACGAGCTCAAACTGTGAAACAGGATGAAAGCTGGTCAACGGTGAGATTGTGAGGCCACATCGCGAGTCAGTCATCTAAAACAGTGTGAATTTCGTTCAAACATTACCCAggttatatttgtttctgtttgtaAACGTGTGATTAGGCACTAAACTTCAATTCTAGCAGTGTTTGAATCTGTAGTACAATTAATATTTACCCCTTTCGTTTGAAAGTTAGTATAACTCTACGGTTTTGTCGGTCATTCAACGTAGTCTTGAAAGGGCCCAAAAGCACAAATACGTGACTTCTTAACATTTCATCAGAGATGCACTACACCACACGGGTGAGCACATTGCCGTAACTAGGGGGTAGGTTTACTTTTTTGACACAGCTTCAAAAAGGTAGAACCTCGAATATGATGCAAGTGGACCTCAGGTGGGGACTATCTGGCGCAAGAAAACGCTAGCAGAACTCGGGTCTCTCCCTCGCTTGAGGTAAAAGTTGTGTTGCATTGCGGGCTTCGGTGACGATTGCTCACTCCTTATTCAGATTTTTGAGGTTACCAAGCATGTAAAGCTAAGGGAGTGCAGTTCTTTCTCTGTAGTTGTTGGGTGAGCGGTTATGTAAATGTGTATATCTTcacatttttatatttcaatGTTGGCTTTTacgaatttttttgtttgcaatGGGTTGAAATTACACGGCAACGACGTGGTTCAAGGTGTGAATTTTACTGATTTAGTTTTTGACGCCATCTCAGTTAGTGAAAGGATACGATGGCGATCcgcaaagggaaggaaagagactTCCGGATTGCAGAGACGTACCAAAAATTGACAGGAATTTAGGTTGctcaaaggaaaataattatAGATACTAAGCGGTAAGAAACTTTGTGCTGGAGAGGCTTCTGGGGTTGGATTCTGTTTGACAGAAACTGCACGCCATGACTGATAAGTGAGCTGCTTCCCCTGAGGCATAGACGTGTGAAAAATGCTTCCCTCAGTTTTTTGAGTGGGAATTCGTCGCTGTAAAAGATTCACCTGGTGTGAAAAGAATTGATAGAGCGTATCCGAACATTTTAACTATTCCAATCTAAGGAACAAGGAGTGTGAAACATCTGGTGAGGGTAGAACGTCTTGTTACCTTAGCTCCCTTGGGCGGAACACAGGTGTAGGGTCGTGTAAAAAAGGGACGAGAGGTGTGTCTTCCTATTGAAGTTGGAGGTCTCtagctgaaaaaaaaaagccactGACTCTAGTGACatgaatagtccagacaatATCCCTAGGCACGTGCACCTCACAGGCCGGCAGAATAGTAAAACTTAATTTTCACTACAATCCAGTTACCAAACTGTACATTTAATCTTACTCTTCCCACTGTAGAAACATATAAGTGTTATTCAACTCGGGTGCTGAATCCATACCAATTCACATAGAggtaacaaataaaagcCGCTATTTCTGAAAACTAATTCACACTTGCCTGCGAATGCACACCTCTCCTTTAACATTCGTAAGACAGTATAGGGTCCTACTGAAGTCCTGGTTTACACAAGATATTATATACGATTGGTCACGCAGTCACCTCTGCTGTTTTCCGGACAATAAAGTGACTAACTGCGAAGCATGGCTCTCAATGGGAGAGATTTTCTAAGCGGGTTAAAGAGCCACACTATGGAGACTCATACGTGTGTATATTATTGTTGGGGTGATTCACCAGCCTTTTTTACAAAATGTATAATATCCTCTTGCATTTGGCAGTGAAGCATAAAAGcgtgctgctgttgtactGAATatatcccctttcctttgcggtaccctcctttctctttataAATAATGAGCCTGGTGTGAATTAGAAGAGTGTGCGAATTTATCCAAAATAGAGTGGGTGTAATGGGAAGACACATCACGTAGAGGACACTCCGTATGCTAGCAGCTGATGCTTACggtggaagtggaagaagCATTCAGTATCCGAGGCGTAGTGCCACCTTGCCATAAATTGGCTGTCGGAGTTGACAAGAGATCACTGAAGTGGCAACCCTCCAAGGGCCACTTAGTGAAGATGTGCGCCATAATGTCGCTAAGACACACATGAAAACATGCACAGTGGTCGTGCCAAAGTATCCTCACCACAGTagcaacacaaaaagtaaGGGTGAGTTCCTATGGAAGAGAAACCATGCGATATTCCGGTAAGGCACTTGAAACCCTTCAGTAGCAGGCGATATCCAAGGATTGTTAACAACATGGAATGAGAATCACAACAcacaagggggaaaggaatcGCAATTACTCTTTGAATATCAATACTTTTAGAGGGTCGAACTATCATCTGTCATCTGTCCCACGTGGCACTCTCACACACCACATCAAGGGTGATGGGAGAAATTTTTTGTGGGAGCATACGATGGCCGATGAGTTGGTGAGAGATCAATTATGTTTGCAACACTGCCGTTTTGGTTATTTTCTACTTGAGCACTTTTGATACAGTGGGCCATATCAGGGTTGTGCAATAAATGCGTAAAGTTAGTGGAGAAAAGTCTAACACCCTCTGCACCGCATCCTTACCAACAGAAGGAATGGCAGCAGCTCACTTAGATAAATCACTTCCCCCTGACAAGAATAGTTTAACAGAGGGCAGGTGAAAGGCACAGTGTTCAGCCTTTTACTGTTAAAAGCTGCAGTTAcctcccttcattttcttaccAAACATCCCAAGACACAGCTTAAAGCATGGATTCTTTGTGGAAGACTTGACAGTGAGGAGAGGGAACGTGGATGGCTTTTcagaaggaactgaatgTTATAGCTGTGATAGGAATCCGTATTTACTTCAGATAACTCGTCACGAAGAAAACAGGGTGTGAGGTGTTGGGAGGACATTTGGGGTCACGGTAATGCGGAAACGCGGCGACACCCACTCCATGTTGAATTTATATCCACACCGTTAATGTACTGGCAAATCGGATATCCGCAGCGCCTTCTTACCCATAGAGTGCAAAGTGAAGAATACAAACTGACATTGACACTCTTCATTACTTCCAACATGTATTACACACGCGTTACTCGGATGTAAGATATCGTGTGATTACAGGAGTTATTTCAAATATCAAGAGAGCTATGGAGAGTAATGGTTTCCTGATCTTTTTTCACCCATTCTGCCATTTCATATCATCTCTCCCATGAAATTTCGATGATATGGGGAAACAATGTGTGGTGGAGCGTATATGTAAAAAGAAGACCTGAGGGCACTTTCACCCTGGACACCTTGTCACACGAAATAGGAGCTATGGAAGACTTTCTCACTGAGGGTTGAGCCCCTTCCACACTATTTCATGGGATTCGTGCgaagggaaaacagaaaaattaTGTTTTAGCAGTAGTCATGAAGAGTTTAATTTTGTGTGAAGTAATAACCCTGAGAACACTGAAACACTTCCATGAGATGTGTAGAAGAATGTCAAAATGTCAAGAAAGCTCAAAATACTTCACtttttggttcttttttgattttgctAGAGGACAAGGGTGAAACATGCAAGGCACTATGTACTGGGTTGTATTTTTAGTGGCGGTACTACAGGGTATTCATTTAGTGTCGGGGCAGGATATAGTGAATCAACAGGAGTTTGAAGCGTTGTGTCGAATGATAAATTGGGCAGAAAGGGGACTGAAGCACATAAAACTAGCTAAACAAGTGACGGAAGAAGCTCTGAGCATCGGCATAAGATATCTTGAAGTCGCTGATGCAGATAGCGCTGCTCAACTTGGCGCGGCAGAACACGATGCTTGTATGGATAAAAGAGAGGTTCGTGAAAAAAACTGCGGATTGTACAAAACATTTTGGGAAGAGTCACAGAGGCtattaaaggaaaagcaTGAAAGATCGCAAGCACATCACCGAGGAAGGAACAGTTTGCAATATCATACAGCGGAAGAAATTAAAAGCAAAGTAATGGAAGTGGCGGATATATTTCACGAAGTCAAGTGGGAACTCTTAGAACTCAAAGTAAATAatatggaggagcaactcaATCAAGCTCTTTATGGAAGGACATACTCCGCAGaagaaataagggaaagagaagagcgAAGCAGGGTGTGCGGACAAAGCTCGCGTAGTGAAATGATTATTGGGGGCCAATCACTAGTAATGGAtttgttgtgcttgtgtgcAATGCACAGTTCTTGGAAAGAGATGAGGGTATGCTGCGCAGACTGCACTACGGGAGAGAACGGCAACACATGGAACCCAGGATCAAACGGAGCACCACGCTGGAAATTTCTGAAACAAAAGTGTGCGGGAGCCACCACTAGTTACGTTAGCGTACGCAAAACCCTGCGTGGTGCAAAACAGGATTTTATGGATGCCGTAACGGAAATAAGTGCAAACAGAAGAACAAATTTGTACAAACTtggggaaaagcaaaacaaagaaataaaagactGTGGAGcagacaaaaacagcaaagaagGAATATGTGTGTTTTACAGAGAGCGTGATGGAGTGGTGTTTTGGATGAAAGCGTTGGAAAACGTGGACAACAAGATGGAAGTTCTGCTTCAAGACAGAACAAAGAAGACATCAAAACTTGAGAGAATTAAAGAGCTAAGTCAAGAGATAGAAAGCTTAATCAAAGGTGATACGGGGCGAGGAAGACAACAGGGAAGACAGAAACGGAGTGTGGATACCGAGAACAGTGTCCCAGAAACCCCAGCTGACCCGAGCGATCCAACACAGTCAACCACACAtaccaatgaaaaaaagcgaaTTGTAAGAAAACCGATATCAACAGGTAACAATGCATCCAAAAGCTACGGTGGAGATGAGGTTGATTCTTACGATTCCAAATGCGATGGAGAAAACTCGGCATGCTCAGATTCACCAGCAAAGCCAACAgtaaaaagcagcaaaagtgcTATAAATTGTCCACTGGGAttaattttgcttttggtaTAAACGAAAAGTTCCAACACAAggtaaggaaaaagagatggaaTTGGTTGTGTTTGCGGCATCTCAATATTCCACACGGAGTGGGATGGTGTGCATTTCAAAACTTGTACAGGAGACATGTGATGCGTCAGAGCAATCGTGCTCAGCAGCACAGCCATCCAGGAAGCCTAaacgaaagagggaaatgttgGGAGGGTTTATGCTTCGTGATACTAGTAATGCGTGTTGTTGAGAACCTTTTCATATTAAAAGGAACACTAcaaaaactgaaagcattTACGAATGATGGGAAAGCACATAGAGGCTATAAACGGCTAAAATGTACCAACCGTACTGAGTGGGTggtgtgaaaataaaaaagtatatgTTGTAGAGAATGTCGATACCGGAAGGCTACAAGAATGGAAGGAATAATaaatacagaaaaagagacgCCATACTTTTCACTGAGCTATCTACAGGACATGGAAGGGATATTTCCAATGAGGAAGTTGGGAAGgtttcaaacaaaaaaggagaaaacataTGAGTGATAATGTTAATGTAAGTAACGGAAGGAAGTGTTGCTTTGGAAAAAGACAGACAAATAACTAAAAGAGGATTGACTGGAGAAAATGATGCCAGGCgaaacacataaaaaaatgagttcGGGAAGCATGGATATTTCGAACTTGGAACATAAAGACAAAAGAGCAGGAAAAGTTGTGGGAAATGGCAtgttatatatttgcatCGTAGTCGCAAAAAACTGTTTGTTGTGTTGAATGAGTGGAGAAACTGAGGCACTCACGGCCGCTGAataagaaaatggagaaggaaagcCATGGAAAGTAATGAGGGAATAGCTTGAAAGgcacgcacacacagacacacacacgtgaTAGCGGGGTGTGGAAAAGCAAGGAGTGGAACAAAAGCCTTCATCGCTATTATGGCTAAGAAATACGACACCACCAGAATGCACTGCAGTGTTTAAAGGCAGACGAATTATTAAAGGGATCAGTATTATTGGCTGAAATACCTGTGGTATTAACCTTTGCGGTGCTTGAAGTGATGGCATGAAAAAGATTAGAGACCTCTCTTTGTTGTTAGGTCGGATgcatggaaaaaagagag
This window encodes:
- a CDS encoding variant surface glycoprotein → MQGTMYWVVFLVAALQGIHLVLGQEEILNEQEFEALCRMINWAERGLKHINLARQVTEEALKIGVRYLEVAGEEEVTELTELQEKACMSNKKTSHEKNCGLYKTFWEESQEALKRTARSQAPHRGRNSLQYHTAEGIKIKVMEVADTYHEVKKEILKLRTDNMEEQLNQALYGVGHFTGEVKGGDSDRSRVCGQNLGNRDATGGWSLAVDLLCLCARHISWSSVKSVCCEECGTGENSNTWNPALDGALHWEFLKENCPGDNTNHHTEGEQLKSAKKNFMAKVSKIATIPYRTMYKLGDSKNIQTKQCGANIGTGQGICVYYGSDNGANLHWMQALERVENDVEVLLQDSKYKSTKLKRIKELSQEIQNLIEGGTPRGRQKRSVDTENSVPETPADPSDPTQSTTHTNEKKRIVRKPISTGNNASKSYGGDEVDSYDSKCDGENSACSDSPAKPTVKSSKSAINCPLGLILLLV
- a CDS encoding variant surface glycoprotein, which produces MQGTMYWVVFLVAVLQGIHLVSGQDIVNQQEFEALCRMINWAERGLKHIKLAKQVTEEALSIGIRYLEVADADSAAQLGAAEHDACMDKREVREKNCGLYKTFWEESQRLLKEKHERSQAHHRGRNSLQYHTAEEIKSKVMEVADIFHEVKWELLELKVNNMEEQLNQALYGRTYSAEEIREREERSRVCGQSSRSEMIIGGQSLVMDLLCLCAMHSSWKEMRVCCADCTTGENGNTWNPGSNGAPRWKFLKQKCAGATTSYVSVRKTLRGAKQDFMDAVTEISANRRTNLYKLGEKQNKEIKDCGADKNSKEGICVFYRERDGVVFWMKALENVDNKMEVLLQDRTKKTSKLERIKELSQEIESLIKGDTGRGRQQGRQKRSVDTENSVPETPADPSDPTQSTTHTNEKKRIVRKPISTGNNASKSYGGDEVDSYDSKCDGENSACSDSPAKPTVKSSKSAINCPLGLILLLV